In Panicum virgatum strain AP13 chromosome 5K, P.virgatum_v5, whole genome shotgun sequence, the genomic window gtgtagagaaataaaaaagacaaattgtatcATGGAGTAAAACGAACTAAATGGCATAGTTTAGGGGTACACtgaaccaagttatagtttaggggttATTCGAACTTTGGCTATAGTCGAGGAGAGTAATTTATactttttcctaaaaaaatcataaagCATTTTTTACCATGAAGAAATCGCACATATGCAAGTGGGGTTCTTATTTTGAAGGCGTCGTTAAGAGGTACACACatgttttttttgaatttatgacatttttttagttttgaaaCCATATTACATATAATGTGTCATacagttatgtttgtctctgtATATAGGAGTAGTGTGGAAAGAGGAATGAAAAACACAGTAAACTGCGCATGATGCCCGATGGTTGCAAGCATATCGTTAGTAACACGTGATGGCTGTATAATGTATCCTTCCGCACGGGGCACGACCATCtgtagactttttttttttttgccagccTGGGCGTCGCCACTCGCCACTCCGCCAAGCCAGCCCCAAGACTCCAAagagcagccagccagccgcCGCACGGACGGACGGCGCCTCCGGGTCTAGCTAGGGTTTCTGTTCCGCTTCTTCTCCCCGCACGCGAAGCAGGTTGGTGCTCTCTACCCCGGTACCCCCGCttctcccctcccctgtttcgacTCGCTCCCCTCTCATCCGCTCGGCCGCGTCGCAGGGCGCAGCGTTGATGGCaacggcaccggcgccggcgcccgcggacCCGAAGGCGGAGGCCGCCAAGATGGACCTcctggaggacgacgacgagttcGAGGAGTTCGAGATCGACCAAGGTGCGCCCTCGCTTTCGTTTGCGTGTTTCTATTGATTCGGCGGGATTGATTAGATCGAAATCCATGCGCCTTCCAGTTTGTTAGGGGAGTGATTTTAGCGAGACTAGGGGAAACTTATAAGGGGTCAGTTTTTTATGTGGAATCTCAATTATCTCAGATCGATTTGGGTATTTGCATAAACGTATATGCTCTTAATTTGGCGCCTGTATTTGCTCGTACAGAACTAGTGTTTCTGAAGTAGTTCAGTTTTCTTTGCATCATCTAGTCTGTAAAGTGGCCTGGTGCATGTAACTCCGTCTTAAAAAATTTTCCCCTTGTATTCTTCCCCATTTACTTTGGCAATTGACCAAAAACCTTGTTCTTAAAAAATTTTCCCCTTGTATTCTGCcccatttttgcaaatttctccTACAAATGGGGCTTTCTGCTGTTTTGCAATTTCTGATTGAAATGATCTAGTCATTTAAAATGATGATTTTATTACATGTCGAGTCACGTCTTTGCTTCTCCTTGATGCATCTCCACGATTACTAATTAGAATAGACTAATTGTGAATAATGAAGACAGTGTGCAGAATTGAAGATCAATTGTTATGTTGAATGTGAGGAGTGTAAACCAAATACTATATTGGTAATTTGTGTATGGGTTTCTGATTCCAACGTTTCATCTAGTTAGCTGAGCCCTGTTACGTCAAATATTCAGTAACAGTATTTCTTGCATTCTAATCACTTAGATGACATGTAATAAGCTGTGTTGATGGAGATGATAATTATGGGGCTTTCTTGGTCCTTGCTGTTATCTTCTTTTTTCTGTCCTCATGACACTTGCATGGTTGTTCTTGTGCATACTTGAATGTGCTTGCTGCCGTTGCTTGATTGTTGATTCACTGGCTAACAAACTAAACAGTTTCCACTTGTCATTATTCAGTGTTATTTTTCTATGTGACTAATGACACTATCATGTACTTATATTGTCCTGCAGTAATTAAAACTATATTGTTTCACACAGAATTATAATTCATGTTGCTTAATTGTTTTTAGTATGGGAACTGCTGATTGTCTTCTGTCTTAGTTCTTAGCCAATGAAGATCGAATCCACATATTTTCTACAGAGAATTACTATTTTGTGTCGGCAGTAAAGACAGGTACATTCTGGAAGTTAGCTTGACGCTTGAATTTGCTTTCTCCTCTTCATATTTTTGGTCGTGGTATGACATTGGGTGTGCTCTTGGTTGCGGCTGCATTTGCTTTGGAGTGATCACATCATGTGCAACTTTAGTAAATACATTGTGAAACTGATGGTATGATTACATTTTGGGTTACAATGGTAAACATATTGCTATTACAGATTTGCTCTCATTGATGGGTTTTCCAAATGATATATATTTAGGATAACAAACCGTTGAATATTGAACAAGAGGGACTGCATTTGTTAGTACAATAGATACTTAGCTGACATGATTAATTTTTTGGCCACCGTGGTAAaagtttttttaataatatctTTGTGCCGCTTTCACTTTTCATGTTTATGAAAAGGTGTATAGAAAATATTGCAAACATGTGAACATGGTTTTTATGGCGTCGCCTTGTCGTCCGGGCGATTTCTGAATCGCGGCGTCCAGTCCACCATGACTTTCTGGCGTATGGCGTCGCCTCGTGAAGAAAGGTGTCGCCATGGCGTCCGACGGACGCCACGCCGGGCAGGAAGTCGCGCGCTCGCAAGAAAAACGGCGGGAAAAGACGCGTGGGAAGGGGCAGGCGCGAAGCGCGCGCGCGGGAATGGTAGGGGCGAGGCGCGTGCGGGAAATCGCGGGGGTATAGCCCGCGCGGGCACGCCGCAGGCCCCTGCCGCTCCAATTGAGAGAGAAgggaagagaggagaggggggaagagaggagggggccggcgggACCTCCAATCCGGCGGGGGAAGCTGCAatccggcggcgcggctcctccACCAGCCACTCCCGCTTCCACGACTGCTACTCCATGCCTCCACAGCCTCCAATCTGAGCTCCGCCCGGCCGTCGATTGGAGCAAATTGTGGCTGCCTGGCGGgttcccctgctcctcctcacGTGGCTCTGCCCCTTTGCTTCCTCTGCTGGTACGCCCTCCCTAGCTGCATCACATGGACGCAGGTTCCTTTTCCTCTGCTCTGCTGTAGTGCTTGATtggtgctctgctctgcttctgGTTCCTCTGCTCGATtggtgctctgctctgcttctgGTTCCTCTGCTCGATtggtgctctgctctgctctcctGCAGTGTTGTTAATCTGATATATAAGTAGATAGCTTGTGTGAATGTGTGGTGTGTGCCTGTCTGCCTGATGCCTGCGCTTGTTGTTCAGTTAAAAATGCCTAATCGCTTAGGTTTGTGCTGCTCAATTCTAAATGGGGATATGTGTATGGCGTCGCCTCGTCGCGCGCCTTattcgcctaggcgtccagaaGGGGGTGGGTTGCcgcgcctcgccttaccgccgTAAAAACAATGCATGTGAATGGGGAAAGTCTAGGCAGGATACTTGTTTGTTGTAATGAATGCTTAGCTTGATTTGTCAGTTGAACTAGATTAGCCAAACAGGTTAGTATTAGGTCGGTTATGTGCATGGCTATTTATAATATGATCCGTTATCAGTTTTGGCAAGCTTTCAATATACAAAGTCCCCTTCTAATCTATCTCTGAGTCCATTACTTATGTAGAACCCCTCCATGTAGTGCTTTCTCCCTCCAGGGTCAGCCATCATCTAGCCCGTTCCTGTGTAAGATGGTTGTTACATCAGTTGTGAAGTTGATTTATGATAACTTGGTGTCAGATTTAACAATCGTCCATGCCTCCATCTATCCATGTTGCCGCTAGTCCTGTTGCTAGTCATATGGCATAGTTGAAGGTGGAAAACAATAGATGAAGTAGGCGCTTGGTAGAGAGTGGAGAAAGGATAGGTTAAATGAGCTTTGCTGTTAGTCATTGCACGTCGAAACTGCAAACAACGCGCCCGCATGTGTGTTTTGAAATTGGTTTGAAGGTTTTGTTATTCACACATTCCTATCGTGCAGAATGGGACAACAAGGAAGAAGGCAATGAAGCTGTCCAGCAGTGGGAGGATGACTGGGATGATGATGACGTTAATGATGATTTCTCGCAGCAGCTGAGGAAAGAACTGGAGGG contains:
- the LOC120706503 gene encoding protein DELETION OF SUV3 SUPPRESSOR 1(I)-like; amino-acid sequence: MATAPAPAPADPKAEAAKMDLLEDDDEFEEFEIDQEWDNKEEGNEAVQQWEDDWDDDDVNDDFSQQLRKELEGTQKS